The following proteins are co-located in the Desulfatirhabdium butyrativorans DSM 18734 genome:
- a CDS encoding NADH-quinone oxidoreductase subunit C has protein sequence MSNSHLNIPNGRAVSLSQLDALNMRQFRETILDGVNQGMRLSALFAHPLSSGSFRLWAILSDDLRSLLTPCYTDCGRSGYPALTPECPQAQAFEREIFEQWGLVPEGHPWLKPIRFQPPADPENRGAPQQIGDMPFFRVDGDEIHEVAVGPVHAGIIEPGHFRFQCHGETVLHLEISLGYQHRGVERAMLSGTGIRNIHYMETLAGDTTIGHTQAYCHNMEALAGISVPLAALGIRGIALELERLANHIGDLGALSGDVGFLPTASYCGRIRGDVLNMTALLCGNRFGRGLIRPGGAGFSLTTAIQSEMERRLDVLEADVHSAVNLLWNTSSVMARFEGTGTISADTATAIGLVGPAARACGLERDVRQDYPLGIFQYYQIPVATGDSGDVFSRAWVRWQEIQGSIAFLRELLKSFSPDVIRAELPSLTPNRLAVTLVEGWRGEICHVAITDDQGRFKCYKVVDPSFHNWFGLAQALRNQEISDFPLCNKSFNLSYCGHDL, from the coding sequence ATGAGCAACTCTCACTTGAACATTCCAAATGGCCGCGCCGTTTCCCTGTCACAACTCGACGCCTTGAACATGCGGCAATTTCGGGAAACCATCCTGGATGGCGTCAATCAGGGAATGCGGCTATCGGCCCTGTTTGCACATCCGCTGTCCTCCGGTTCCTTCCGCCTCTGGGCCATTCTGTCCGACGATCTCCGATCTCTGTTGACACCGTGCTACACCGATTGCGGGAGATCCGGCTATCCAGCGCTGACGCCCGAATGTCCCCAGGCTCAAGCCTTCGAGCGGGAAATTTTCGAACAGTGGGGCCTGGTACCCGAAGGCCATCCCTGGCTCAAGCCCATCCGCTTTCAGCCACCCGCCGATCCGGAAAACCGTGGGGCTCCCCAGCAGATCGGTGACATGCCCTTTTTCCGGGTCGATGGCGACGAGATCCACGAGGTTGCCGTCGGCCCGGTTCACGCCGGCATCATCGAGCCTGGTCATTTTCGCTTCCAATGCCACGGGGAGACGGTCCTCCACCTGGAAATCTCGCTTGGATACCAGCATCGGGGGGTGGAACGGGCCATGCTTTCAGGAACCGGCATCCGAAACATCCATTATATGGAAACACTGGCAGGCGATACGACCATCGGCCATACGCAAGCCTATTGCCACAACATGGAGGCGCTGGCCGGCATATCGGTTCCGCTTGCCGCACTCGGCATCCGCGGCATCGCCCTGGAGTTGGAGCGGCTTGCCAACCATATCGGTGACCTGGGAGCCCTTTCGGGAGATGTGGGTTTCTTGCCGACCGCCTCCTATTGCGGCCGAATCCGTGGCGATGTGCTGAACATGACCGCACTCTTGTGCGGAAATCGTTTCGGCCGGGGTCTCATTCGACCCGGCGGCGCAGGATTCTCGCTGACAACGGCCATTCAATCCGAAATGGAGCGACGGCTGGATGTGCTGGAAGCAGATGTCCATTCGGCGGTCAATCTGCTGTGGAATACTTCATCGGTCATGGCGCGTTTTGAAGGAACGGGCACCATATCCGCAGACACGGCAACAGCGATCGGTCTTGTCGGACCTGCTGCCCGAGCCTGCGGTCTGGAACGCGATGTTCGGCAGGATTATCCGCTGGGAATCTTCCAGTACTACCAGATACCGGTTGCCACCGGAGATTCAGGAGATGTATTCAGCCGCGCATGGGTCAGGTGGCAGGAAATTCAGGGTTCCATCGCCTTTCTACGGGAATTGTTGAAAAGCTTCTCACCGGATGTCATCCGGGCGGAACTCCCTTCCCTGACGCCGAATCGGCTGGCGGTTACGCTGGTTGAAGGGTGGCGGGGTGAAATCTGTCATGTGGCCATAACGGACGACCAGGGTCGTTTCAAATGTTATAAGGTCGTTGATCCGTCGTTTCACAACTGGTTCGGTCTGGCGCAGGCGCTTCGCAATCAGGAGATTTCCGATTTTCCGCTGTGCAACAAGAGCTTCAACCTGTCATATTGCGGCCACGATTTGTAA
- a CDS encoding NADH-quinone oxidoreductase subunit K → MRIWIEAIVVLLILTNLKLIASSRISACIRAVAVQGVLLGCMPLLAEQGPLTLRIAVLAGLTMLLKGIAFPWLLLNALRSARVRREMEPFVGYAASLLIGAGILSLSIWMSRQLPMPFAVSSSLLVPLSLFTIMIGLFAVVSRRKAITQALGYLVMENGITAFGLIFAQQEPLLVELGTLLDAFMAVFVMGITIFHINREFDHIDTDRLSLLKG, encoded by the coding sequence ATGAGAATTTGGATCGAAGCCATCGTCGTGCTGCTGATTTTAACCAACCTGAAACTGATCGCATCCAGCCGGATCAGCGCCTGCATCCGTGCCGTGGCCGTCCAGGGCGTGCTGCTGGGCTGTATGCCGCTGCTGGCCGAACAAGGTCCGCTGACCCTGCGCATTGCGGTGCTCGCCGGCCTGACCATGCTGCTCAAGGGCATCGCGTTTCCCTGGCTTCTGCTGAACGCCCTGCGCTCGGCCCGAGTCCGCCGAGAAATGGAGCCCTTTGTGGGATATGCCGCATCCCTGTTGATCGGTGCCGGTATCCTCTCGCTCTCGATCTGGATGAGCCGGCAACTGCCAATGCCATTTGCCGTCAGTTCCTCCCTGCTGGTTCCGCTGTCGCTCTTCACCATCATGATCGGCCTGTTTGCGGTCGTCAGCCGCCGCAAAGCCATCACACAGGCGCTCGGGTATCTCGTCATGGAAAACGGCATCACGGCTTTCGGGCTGATATTCGCCCAACAGGAACCCCTGCTGGTCGAGCTGGGGACATTGCTTGATGCATTCATGGCCGTTTTCGTCATGGGAATCACCATTTTCCACATCAACCGGGAATTCGATCATATCGATACAGACCGGTTAAGTCTGCTGAAAGGCTGA
- a CDS encoding respiratory chain complex I subunit 1 family protein: MIALSTLFNILAALALAPLIPGLINRTKARIAGRTGQPMLQMYNDLLRLLRKGAVYSQTTSRVFRAGPIIGISCMVIGLLLVPVGPVSSPAPFAGDLIVLAYVMGLARYFTVSAALDTGSAFEGMGASREVQFSVLAEPAMLAALAALGLVGPEPGPDRASADPGFSTLSGMIQGLSMQIWVSDGTVLLLIAAALFIVMLAENCRIPVDDPTTHLELTMIHEVMVLDHSGPDFALILFAGSLKLWIFLALLAGILFPVRTDHLWVNTAATLAGMGILAIGIGIVESAMARLRLLRVPQLLAGALVLSVLALILVIWR, encoded by the coding sequence ATGATCGCTTTAAGCACACTGTTCAACATCCTGGCGGCGCTTGCGCTTGCACCGCTGATCCCGGGACTCATCAACCGCACCAAGGCCCGGATCGCCGGAAGAACCGGTCAACCGATGCTGCAGATGTACAATGACCTGCTGCGTCTGCTCCGAAAAGGCGCCGTTTACAGCCAAACAACCAGTCGGGTGTTTCGGGCGGGTCCGATCATCGGCATTTCCTGCATGGTGATCGGGCTGCTGCTGGTTCCAGTTGGACCCGTATCCTCCCCCGCCCCGTTCGCGGGCGATTTGATCGTTCTGGCCTATGTGATGGGGCTTGCCCGCTATTTTACGGTATCGGCGGCTCTGGATACCGGATCCGCCTTCGAAGGCATGGGAGCAAGCCGTGAAGTGCAGTTTTCGGTCCTGGCCGAACCGGCCATGCTGGCTGCACTGGCTGCCTTGGGGCTGGTTGGTCCGGAGCCAGGTCCCGATCGGGCATCGGCTGATCCGGGATTCTCCACTCTTTCGGGGATGATCCAGGGCCTGTCGATGCAGATATGGGTCTCCGACGGAACGGTTCTGCTGCTGATCGCCGCAGCGCTGTTCATCGTGATGCTTGCCGAAAATTGCCGCATACCGGTGGACGATCCAACGACCCATCTGGAGCTGACCATGATCCATGAAGTCATGGTTCTCGATCACAGCGGCCCCGATTTCGCCCTGATCCTGTTTGCCGGCAGCTTGAAATTATGGATTTTTCTGGCGCTTCTGGCAGGTATCCTTTTCCCGGTCCGGACGGATCACCTGTGGGTCAATACCGCCGCTACACTGGCCGGTATGGGCATCCTCGCCATCGGTATCGGTATCGTCGAATCCGCCATGGCCCGTCTGCGCCTGCTGCGGGTACCCCAACTTCTGGCAGGAGCGCTCGTTCTTTCGGTCCTTGCGCTGATTCTGGTCATCTGGAGATAA
- a CDS encoding proton-conducting transporter membrane subunit codes for MIALVLAIPILAGAAAFFVRPGRILRCMLPITALIHSGLTAAFWFAPAAPLLDGWLLLDSPGLLMLSITSVLFLVISVYAVGYLAREDWGHRRDFQEGLLFSNARESVFVGCLLVFLGMMTLVTISQHFGLLWVAVEATTLTSAPLIYFHRHVRSLEATWKYIMICSVGIALALLGNFFLAVAATLHGHTHIPMLLTQLVRHASELHTPWLKATFIFMLVGYGTKMGLAPLHTWLPDAHSESPSVISALLSGALLNCAFLSILRIHQVILAAGMAPYGQSLLVGFGLLSMLIAAVFIVKQLDFKRMLAYSSVEHMGILSLGVGLGGDGIYGAMLHALNHSLTKAMLFLTAGNILARYHSKSTTTIRGVLQTLPFSGLLWMGGFLAITGSPPFGLFVSELLILKEAIHQGRWGVAILYLGILGVIFMGMAAIFCRMAQGKPGGLPATPSDMGSDTRNPIVFRRISEPIIAVLPPLAFGILTLILGVYIPEPLDHVLGKAAATIGGL; via the coding sequence ATGATCGCTCTCGTGCTTGCCATACCGATCCTTGCCGGGGCAGCGGCCTTTTTCGTCCGACCCGGCCGGATCCTGCGGTGTATGCTTCCGATCACCGCCCTGATCCATTCCGGCTTGACAGCCGCATTCTGGTTTGCACCGGCCGCCCCGCTGCTCGATGGCTGGTTGCTTCTCGATTCACCGGGTCTGTTGATGCTCAGCATCACCAGCGTCCTGTTTCTCGTCATTTCCGTTTATGCCGTCGGATATCTGGCCCGGGAAGACTGGGGCCACCGGCGGGATTTTCAGGAAGGGCTGCTGTTCAGCAATGCCCGGGAATCCGTTTTCGTCGGTTGCCTGCTGGTTTTTCTCGGGATGATGACCCTGGTGACCATCAGTCAGCACTTTGGTCTGCTCTGGGTGGCGGTAGAAGCGACAACCCTGACCAGTGCGCCCCTGATCTATTTCCACCGGCATGTTCGCTCTCTCGAAGCGACCTGGAAATATATCATGATTTGTTCGGTCGGCATTGCCCTGGCGCTTCTCGGCAATTTCTTTCTGGCCGTCGCAGCCACACTCCACGGGCACACGCATATCCCGATGCTGCTGACGCAGCTGGTCAGGCATGCATCCGAGTTGCACACCCCCTGGCTGAAGGCGACCTTCATTTTCATGCTGGTCGGCTATGGCACCAAAATGGGACTGGCCCCCCTGCATACCTGGCTGCCGGATGCACACAGCGAATCCCCTTCGGTGATTTCCGCACTACTCTCCGGCGCATTGCTCAATTGTGCGTTTCTGTCGATTCTGCGCATTCATCAGGTCATTCTGGCTGCGGGAATGGCTCCATACGGGCAATCACTTCTCGTAGGTTTCGGGCTGCTGTCCATGCTGATTGCAGCCGTTTTCATCGTCAAACAGCTTGATTTCAAGCGGATGCTCGCCTATTCCAGCGTCGAGCACATGGGTATCCTGTCTTTGGGGGTCGGGCTGGGAGGTGACGGCATATACGGCGCGATGCTGCATGCGCTCAATCATTCGCTGACGAAGGCCATGCTCTTTCTGACTGCAGGCAACATTCTGGCGCGCTATCACAGCAAATCCACAACCACCATCCGAGGGGTTCTGCAAACGCTCCCCTTCAGCGGTCTTCTCTGGATGGGCGGGTTTCTCGCCATCACCGGCTCTCCGCCGTTCGGACTGTTCGTCAGTGAATTGCTGATCCTGAAGGAAGCGATACATCAGGGAAGGTGGGGGGTGGCCATTCTGTATCTGGGCATTCTCGGGGTCATCTTCATGGGCATGGCCGCCATTTTTTGTCGAATGGCCCAGGGAAAACCGGGCGGCCTCCCCGCAACGCCATCCGATATGGGCTCGGATACGCGCAACCCGATTGTTTTCAGACGAATTTCGGAACCGATAATCGCCGTTTTACCGCCTCTGGCCTTCGGCATTCTGACCCTGATTCTGGGGGTCTATATTCCGGAACCGCTCGATCATGTGCTGGGGAAAGCGGCGGCAACCATTGGCGGGTTGTAG
- a CDS encoding DMT family protein, which translates to MPIIAQTAIMLVASNLFMTFAWYAHLKNMGGNKWYIAAFISWGIALFEYLIQVPANRIGYTTLSLPQLKILQEVITLSVFAPFAIFYMHQPLKLDYLWAGLCLMGAVYFIFRS; encoded by the coding sequence ATGCCGATCATTGCACAAACCGCCATCATGCTGGTGGCATCGAACCTGTTCATGACCTTTGCCTGGTACGCCCATTTAAAAAACATGGGCGGAAACAAGTGGTACATTGCGGCCTTCATATCCTGGGGCATCGCGCTGTTCGAATATCTGATCCAGGTGCCAGCAAACCGCATCGGCTATACGACGCTGAGCCTTCCCCAACTGAAAATTCTGCAGGAAGTCATCACGCTGTCGGTCTTTGCGCCCTTCGCCATTTTTTACATGCACCAGCCGCTCAAACTCGATTACCTGTGGGCGGGTCTCTGCCTGATGGGTGCGGTGTACTTCATTTTTCGATCCTGA
- a CDS encoding ribonuclease D codes for MIVENHPLLINGGEALAAFVDSLQRIDVLAVDLEADSLYHYHEKICLMQLATENRIALVDPLDIAEMSLLKPVFENPDVLKIFHGADYDIRSLFRDFGFCVGPIFDTELASRFLGNRHSGLEAVLKERFGVQVDKRFQKKDWSKRPLSDEMLHYAAQDVQYLIPLHRMLHQELMDCGRLDWVREECERLSRVRYADDGNEPHFLRFKGAGKLKPRSLSALEELLIFRDREARKADRPAFKVLENRALLAIASSLPATLNELKSLHVLSPRQVDRFGKELVDIVQQQCRKPADQLRCFPHNGSPNRDPKYTERLAMLKQMRSQLSESLAIDPGLLCNNVLLGRIAGSEALSIERLSALDGMKNWQIDLLGPRILETLSSAPGVRIEK; via the coding sequence ATGATCGTTGAAAATCACCCACTGCTGATCAACGGCGGCGAAGCGCTGGCCGCTTTCGTGGATTCGCTGCAACGCATCGATGTGTTGGCGGTCGATCTGGAAGCCGATTCGCTTTACCATTACCATGAGAAAATCTGCCTCATGCAACTGGCGACCGAAAACCGGATTGCCTTGGTAGACCCGCTGGATATTGCCGAGATGTCGCTGTTGAAACCCGTTTTCGAAAATCCGGATGTCCTCAAGATCTTTCACGGCGCAGACTACGATATCCGAAGCCTGTTCCGGGATTTTGGTTTTTGTGTCGGCCCGATTTTCGATACGGAGCTGGCCAGCCGTTTTCTGGGCAACCGGCACAGCGGCCTGGAGGCCGTTCTGAAAGAACGTTTCGGCGTGCAGGTGGACAAACGCTTTCAGAAAAAAGACTGGTCCAAACGCCCGCTATCCGACGAGATGCTGCATTATGCGGCGCAGGATGTCCAATACCTGATTCCGCTGCATCGCATGCTGCATCAGGAATTGATGGATTGCGGGCGGCTCGATTGGGTCCGGGAAGAGTGCGAGCGTCTCAGCCGGGTGCGGTATGCCGATGATGGCAACGAGCCGCATTTTCTCCGCTTCAAGGGAGCGGGGAAGTTGAAGCCGCGATCGCTTTCGGCACTGGAGGAACTGCTGATTTTTCGGGATCGGGAAGCCCGGAAAGCCGACCGGCCCGCGTTTAAAGTCCTGGAAAACCGCGCCTTGCTGGCCATCGCTTCATCCCTGCCGGCAACACTGAATGAATTGAAATCGCTTCATGTGCTCAGCCCGCGCCAGGTGGATCGCTTCGGGAAAGAACTGGTCGATATCGTCCAGCAGCAGTGTCGCAAACCAGCCGATCAATTGCGCTGCTTTCCGCATAACGGCAGCCCCAACCGGGATCCGAAGTATACCGAACGGCTGGCGATGCTCAAACAGATGCGAAGCCAATTGTCGGAATCGTTGGCGATCGATCCCGGTCTGTTGTGCAACAACGTGCTGCTCGGAAGGATCGCAGGCAGCGAGGCGCTCAGCATCGAGCGGCTTTCGGCGCTGGACGGCATGAAGAACTGGCAGATCGATCTGTTGGGCCCCCGGATTCTGGAAACCCTCTCATCGGCGCCGGGTGTCAGGATCGAAAAATGA
- a CDS encoding 4Fe-4S dicluster domain-containing protein: MHQKHRTTSYPKGPAPALPERFAGVPAIQSAPACPQDCRHCADSCPTQAITRDGSIRLDLGRCIFCRECVSACPNGRIQFSRDHRMSARKREDLTMRDGQALHLAESLDAARKSLFGRSLKLRQVSAGGCNACEADVNVLGTVGWDLGRFGIQFVASPRHADGLLITGPVTTNMHTALLKTYDAIPSPKIVIVVGACAISGGIYSGHAETMNGASNLLPIDLLIPGCPPHPLTILDGLLRLIGRIA, encoded by the coding sequence ATGCATCAAAAACATCGGACAACATCCTATCCGAAGGGCCCTGCACCGGCGCTGCCGGAACGATTTGCCGGGGTTCCCGCGATCCAATCGGCACCCGCCTGCCCGCAAGACTGCAGACATTGCGCCGATAGTTGCCCGACTCAGGCCATCACAAGGGATGGTTCCATCCGGTTGGACCTGGGCCGCTGCATTTTCTGCCGCGAATGTGTTTCCGCCTGCCCGAATGGCCGTATCCAGTTCAGCCGGGATCACCGGATGAGCGCCCGGAAACGGGAAGATCTTACCATGAGAGACGGCCAGGCACTGCATCTGGCCGAATCGTTGGATGCAGCCAGAAAAAGCCTCTTTGGGCGATCGCTCAAACTTCGACAGGTAAGTGCCGGGGGATGCAACGCATGCGAAGCCGATGTGAATGTTCTGGGAACTGTCGGGTGGGACCTGGGGCGTTTCGGGATTCAGTTTGTCGCCTCCCCGCGGCATGCCGATGGTCTGCTCATTACCGGACCGGTGACGACCAACATGCATACGGCGCTGCTGAAAACCTATGACGCCATACCCTCCCCCAAGATCGTCATCGTTGTCGGCGCCTGCGCCATTTCCGGCGGAATTTACAGCGGTCATGCGGAAACGATGAATGGTGCCTCGAACCTCCTCCCGATCGATCTGTTGATTCCCGGTTGCCCTCCGCATCCGCTGACCATTCTGGACGGACTGCTTCGCCTGATTGGACGAATCGCCTGA
- a CDS encoding proton-conducting transporter membrane subunit, with amino-acid sequence MTFFLFLSLSTIQAAGLVALVCGSHYKLAHIIGPSGVSLGSLIGLVPVLSVMITGNALSGEMVWRMPFGPLAWRIDHLSAFFLLPIFVLSAASAVYGGLYLQSGPQGRKNSGVSWFFFGLLVDSMALVVIARNGFFFLLVWEIMSLSSFFLVTYEHEEDSVRQAGWIYLVATHIGTAFLLALFVLLARETGSMSFDSFEALRFHQGNIAGFAFILALIGFGTKAGFIPFHVWLPEAHPAAPSHVSALMSGVMIKTGIYGLVRILTFLSPFQSWWGYVLIGFGLISGILGVVFALAQHDIKRLLAYHSVENIGIIALGLGLGVIGACGNLPGLAFLGFGGALLHVLNHALFKGLLFLSAGSVLHATGTRNMESLGGLIKPMPWTAATFAVGSVAICGLPPLNGFISEFFLYSGAFHAIGRIGVSVPAAAVMIGLAMIGSLAVACFTKVFGVVFLGETRSTLPQQVHESGAAMLLPMFGLAAGCVVVAAAAPWLISWISPVIAVVAGVSAETVQTHLALVQAPLQWITRISALLLAATTLFWCFRNLLLSRRAVTVTGTWDCGYVRPTPRMQYTASSFASPLTRIFSGVLQSRTHAEPVIGLFPRKASFHSQMEDLFHHRIYEPFFNGLDRLRDRLQWIQEGRVQIYVLYIAATLLALLIWNL; translated from the coding sequence ATGACGTTTTTTCTGTTTCTTTCGCTATCCACCATTCAAGCGGCGGGCCTGGTAGCCCTGGTTTGCGGCAGTCACTACAAACTGGCGCACATCATCGGGCCATCCGGGGTCTCGCTCGGATCCTTGATCGGACTTGTACCGGTTCTGTCCGTCATGATCACCGGCAACGCCCTTTCCGGCGAGATGGTCTGGCGCATGCCTTTTGGGCCCCTCGCATGGCGCATCGATCACCTTTCTGCATTTTTCCTGCTTCCCATTTTCGTGCTGTCAGCCGCTTCGGCTGTCTACGGCGGACTCTATCTCCAATCCGGTCCGCAGGGACGTAAAAACAGCGGGGTATCCTGGTTCTTTTTCGGCTTGCTGGTCGACAGCATGGCGTTGGTCGTGATTGCCCGAAACGGTTTTTTCTTCCTTCTGGTCTGGGAAATCATGTCCCTGTCGTCCTTTTTCCTCGTCACTTACGAGCATGAAGAGGACTCGGTCAGGCAGGCTGGCTGGATTTACCTGGTAGCTACCCATATCGGCACCGCATTCCTGCTGGCATTGTTCGTTTTGCTCGCCCGGGAAACCGGTTCCATGTCCTTTGACAGCTTTGAAGCCCTGCGGTTTCACCAGGGAAACATCGCCGGATTCGCTTTCATACTGGCCCTGATCGGTTTCGGTACCAAGGCCGGGTTCATCCCCTTTCACGTCTGGCTCCCGGAAGCCCATCCGGCAGCACCCAGCCATGTATCGGCTCTCATGTCCGGTGTCATGATCAAAACCGGCATTTACGGTCTGGTCCGCATACTGACCTTTCTCTCACCCTTTCAGAGCTGGTGGGGATATGTGTTGATCGGCTTCGGGCTGATCTCCGGCATTCTCGGTGTCGTTTTCGCACTGGCTCAGCATGACATCAAGCGCCTGCTGGCCTACCACAGTGTCGAAAACATCGGCATCATCGCCCTGGGGCTTGGTCTTGGCGTGATCGGCGCTTGCGGGAATCTGCCGGGCCTGGCCTTTCTGGGGTTCGGAGGGGCGTTGCTGCACGTGCTCAATCATGCACTGTTCAAGGGATTGCTGTTTCTGAGCGCCGGATCGGTCCTGCATGCCACCGGAACCCGAAACATGGAAAGTCTTGGCGGCCTGATCAAGCCGATGCCCTGGACAGCAGCCACATTTGCCGTCGGTTCCGTGGCCATCTGCGGCCTGCCGCCCCTGAACGGATTTATCAGCGAATTTTTCCTGTATTCGGGGGCCTTTCATGCCATCGGCCGCATCGGCGTATCGGTTCCGGCTGCCGCCGTCATGATCGGACTGGCCATGATCGGCTCGCTCGCAGTCGCCTGTTTCACGAAGGTTTTCGGGGTGGTCTTTCTGGGTGAGACCAGAAGCACCTTGCCCCAGCAAGTTCACGAATCCGGAGCCGCCATGCTGCTGCCGATGTTCGGGTTGGCAGCGGGTTGCGTGGTAGTTGCAGCGGCCGCTCCATGGCTCATCTCCTGGATCAGTCCGGTCATTGCGGTTGTGGCAGGTGTTTCGGCAGAGACCGTTCAAACGCATCTGGCCCTGGTCCAAGCCCCCCTGCAATGGATCACCCGCATATCGGCGCTGCTGCTGGCGGCGACCACCCTGTTTTGGTGTTTCCGGAACCTGTTGTTGTCCCGTCGCGCCGTAACCGTAACGGGCACCTGGGATTGCGGCTATGTTCGACCGACGCCCCGGATGCAGTACACGGCATCATCTTTCGCTTCCCCGCTCACCCGGATCTTTTCAGGCGTTCTGCAGAGCCGGACGCATGCCGAGCCGGTGATCGGCTTGTTCCCCAGGAAGGCTTCTTTCCATAGCCAGATGGAAGACCTGTTTCATCACCGGATATACGAGCCCTTCTTCAACGGGTTGGACAGGCTTCGAGATCGGCTCCAATGGATTCAGGAAGGCCGTGTCCAAATCTATGTTCTCTACATTGCGGCAACTCTTCTTGCCCTGTTGATCTGGAATCTATGA
- a CDS encoding PTS sugar transporter subunit IIA: protein MQLGVKDIAGMLAVSEKTIYRWIKQKKLPAYRVNDQYRFNRAEILEWATASRINVSPDLACEPQSADVPLPRLDEALEMGGIHYRVNGNTPSDVLGAVVQLMHLPDEVDKSFLLQVLIAREALGSTGIGDGIAIPHLRNPIVLHIQRPMISLCFLENPIDFRALDGKPVNVLFTLISPTVRAHLHLLSKLSFALRDPQFKSVIIQEGSRDEIMSASRRIEDSLLLPSQDHSP, encoded by the coding sequence ATGCAACTGGGCGTCAAAGACATCGCCGGAATGCTTGCCGTTTCGGAAAAGACCATCTACCGATGGATCAAGCAGAAAAAACTCCCGGCCTATCGCGTCAATGATCAATACCGTTTTAACCGGGCTGAAATTCTGGAATGGGCAACCGCCTCTCGAATCAATGTATCTCCCGATCTGGCCTGCGAGCCCCAGTCTGCCGATGTGCCGCTGCCGCGCCTGGATGAAGCCCTGGAAATGGGGGGCATTCATTACCGGGTCAATGGAAATACGCCATCGGATGTTCTGGGCGCTGTCGTCCAACTGATGCATCTACCGGATGAGGTCGACAAATCCTTCCTGCTTCAGGTTCTGATCGCCAGGGAAGCGTTAGGATCGACCGGCATCGGGGATGGCATTGCCATTCCCCATTTGCGAAATCCCATTGTGCTGCATATTCAACGGCCGATGATCAGTTTGTGTTTTCTTGAAAACCCCATCGACTTCAGGGCGCTGGACGGCAAGCCCGTCAACGTCCTGTTTACCCTGATCAGTCCAACAGTTCGGGCTCACCTTCATCTGCTGTCCAAACTTTCCTTTGCCCTTCGTGATCCGCAATTCAAAAGCGTCATCATTCAGGAGGGCAGCCGCGACGAAATTATGTCCGCTTCGCGCCGAATTGAGGACTCCCTCTTGTTGCCTTCCCAGGACCACTCCCCCTAA
- the ispF gene encoding 2-C-methyl-D-erythritol 2,4-cyclodiphosphate synthase, whose protein sequence is MYRTGIGFDIHRLQASRRLVLGGVEIPFEKGLLGHSDADVLTHAVCDAILGAAGLGDIGIHFPDTDPRYCGIDSLVLLRRTVEMAEARGYAVVNIDVSVLAEAPKLKPYRERMQETLAGACGVNPDAINIKATTMETLGEIGRGEAIAAMAVALIRRVAASADARKDSEWCREDDR, encoded by the coding sequence ATGTACCGAACAGGGATTGGTTTTGACATTCATCGGCTGCAGGCCAGTCGCAGGCTGGTGTTGGGCGGGGTGGAGATTCCCTTTGAAAAAGGCCTCCTGGGACATTCGGATGCCGATGTGCTGACGCATGCCGTTTGTGATGCCATCCTGGGTGCCGCCGGTCTCGGGGACATCGGCATCCATTTCCCGGACACCGATCCCCGATATTGTGGCATTGACAGTCTGGTGCTGCTGCGGCGCACGGTCGAGATGGCCGAGGCCAGGGGATATGCCGTGGTGAACATCGATGTTTCGGTTCTTGCCGAGGCGCCGAAATTGAAGCCGTACCGGGAACGCATGCAGGAAACCCTTGCCGGGGCCTGCGGGGTGAACCCGGACGCTATCAATATCAAGGCAACCACAATGGAAACGCTGGGTGAAATCGGCAGGGGCGAAGCCATCGCTGCGATGGCCGTTGCCCTGATCCGGCGTGTTGCAGCATCGGCCGATGCGAGAAAGGACTCCGAATGGTGCAGGGAAGATGATCGTTGA